In a single window of the Leptospira sanjuanensis genome:
- a CDS encoding extracellular solute-binding protein, translated as MKKLSYSVFCIFLMSAAFAFVGCGEKEESETSVVVETLPWKGNPDSIPVALRAHNPIVSPDAKKGGTFRIYSHQFPKSLNYYLDQFSTTAHIFGLMFEPLLDYHPLTLEPIPHLASSWRISPDKRKFTFTIDSNAVWSDGKPITANDVLFTYETLMDKNNNTAVFRIDLSRFEKPVVLNEREIEFTQKEIHWSNFNTVANSLYILPAHYYQGRNFDKENFDFPVVSGPYSMLSAKKGRYVKMRRRGDYWMRAYPFYKGVDNFDTILFKVYNEEPIAFQAFKKGDIDIYPTYTASFWVKDAVGEKFDERYILKQKIYNSKPIGFQGLVFNMRREIFSDVRVRKAFAHLVDRKLLIEKLAYNEYEPTNAFYQDLWPANSSPNPPIEFDVKKARELLAQAGWKTNSKGILEKDGKEFRFSILERDKKAEKYLTLIQERAKEVGIVISLEATDLAEWSSRMDKYDFDMTWAAWGGGVFKDPEAMWYSKYAEEKGQPNLSGFKNAEVDKLVEQQRTEFSIPKRNEILKKIDKILTAEVPYVLLWNTSATRIMFWNRFKSPKNPLGKYGSEKEASSLWWLDEAQSSKLNEAILKKEKLPSVPEKVYFQ; from the coding sequence TTGAAGAAACTATCATATTCCGTTTTTTGCATATTTTTAATGTCGGCCGCTTTCGCCTTTGTCGGCTGCGGGGAAAAAGAAGAATCCGAAACTTCCGTGGTCGTGGAGACTCTTCCTTGGAAAGGGAATCCAGATTCGATTCCGGTCGCGCTGCGCGCTCACAATCCGATCGTTTCTCCCGATGCGAAAAAAGGCGGAACTTTTAGGATTTATAGTCATCAGTTTCCGAAATCTCTGAACTATTATTTGGATCAGTTTTCAACCACGGCCCATATCTTCGGGTTGATGTTCGAACCTCTTCTCGACTATCATCCGTTGACGCTCGAACCGATTCCGCATCTCGCTTCTTCCTGGAGGATTTCTCCCGATAAAAGGAAATTCACGTTCACCATCGACTCGAATGCGGTTTGGTCGGACGGTAAGCCGATCACAGCGAACGACGTCTTGTTCACGTACGAAACGTTGATGGATAAGAACAATAACACGGCGGTTTTTCGAATCGATCTTTCCCGTTTTGAAAAACCGGTCGTTCTGAATGAACGGGAAATCGAATTCACACAAAAGGAAATTCATTGGTCGAACTTCAATACGGTCGCAAATTCTCTCTACATTCTTCCCGCACATTATTACCAAGGCAGAAACTTCGATAAGGAGAATTTCGATTTTCCCGTAGTTTCCGGACCGTATTCGATGCTCTCCGCAAAGAAAGGTCGTTACGTGAAAATGCGCAGACGGGGCGATTACTGGATGCGGGCGTATCCGTTTTACAAAGGCGTCGATAACTTCGATACGATTCTTTTTAAAGTGTATAACGAGGAGCCGATCGCGTTTCAAGCATTCAAAAAAGGTGATATAGATATATATCCTACGTATACGGCTTCCTTTTGGGTCAAGGACGCGGTGGGGGAAAAATTCGACGAACGTTATATTCTCAAACAGAAAATCTACAACTCCAAGCCGATCGGATTTCAAGGTTTGGTCTTTAATATGAGACGGGAAATTTTTTCGGACGTGAGAGTTCGCAAGGCGTTCGCTCATCTCGTGGATCGAAAGCTACTCATCGAAAAACTTGCTTATAACGAATACGAACCCACGAACGCGTTCTATCAGGATTTGTGGCCCGCAAATTCTTCCCCGAATCCTCCGATCGAATTCGACGTTAAGAAAGCGCGTGAGCTGCTCGCGCAAGCCGGATGGAAAACGAACTCGAAGGGTATTCTGGAAAAGGACGGAAAGGAATTTCGCTTTAGCATATTAGAAAGAGATAAAAAAGCGGAAAAGTATCTTACCCTCATCCAGGAAAGAGCCAAAGAAGTCGGAATCGTCATCAGCTTGGAGGCGACGGACCTTGCGGAATGGAGTTCTCGCATGGATAAATACGACTTCGACATGACCTGGGCCGCTTGGGGAGGCGGAGTGTTCAAAGATCCGGAAGCGATGTGGTATTCCAAATACGCCGAAGAGAAAGGACAACCGAATCTTTCGGGTTTCAAAAACGCGGAAGTGGATAAGCTCGTGGAGCAACAAAGAACGGAGTTTAGCATTCCGAAACGAAACGAAATTCTAAAGAAAATCGACAAAATCTTAACCGCGGAAGTACCTTACGTTCTTTTATGGAACACTAGCGCGACAAGAATCATGTTTTGGAATCGATTCAAGTCTCCGAAAAATCCTCTCGGAAAATACGGAAGCGAAAAGGAAGCTTCTTCGCTTTGGTGGTTGGACGAGGCCCAGTCATCCAAATTGAACGAAGCGATCCTGAAAAAGGAAAAACTCCCTTCCGTACCGGAGAAAGTCTACTTTCAGTAG
- a CDS encoding RelA/SpoT family protein — MGFVKAPATKDMLLEGVRETLGDNAYEAVQKAYDVSEHAHQGQFRLSGEPYIVHPLQVGFILFELGLDEKVICAGLLHDVIEDTEYSRDDMIRDFGEDITDLVEGVTKISKIKSQSKETEAAENIRKIIVATIKDIRVILIKLADKTHNMRTLSFQPPEKQRRIAQETLSLYAPIAGRLGIYKIKSELEDLAFQILNPEEYQEVKKNINSKKSEREGFIETLKIILLQRLSEIQIEADVDGRAKHFYSIYRKMKLKEKTFNEIFDLRAIRIIANEVKDCYGVLGIVHTLWNPVPGRFKDYIATPKTNMYQSLHTTVIGPDGKPLEVQIRTREMNDIAEYGIAAHWIYKESKPSASGKSVKLKWLELLSSWQDSALDPKEFVEELKYDLHEDEVFVFTPKGEILQLPKGATILDFAFRIHTDVGLKAKGGRINGRMLPLRTEIRSGDQIEIITDKRTKPSPIWLRIVRTPSARQKLRAYFRRLREETKKDLQQEAEFAAEITLNAEVLEELKKKPSAKPAKQIDLGAGKVIVAGLRGIPVRLSGCCSPLPGDEIIGFVTRGRGVSIHKKGCATAKQQEQEESMRVITVEWDYGQSESIPVLVEVKSKDRQGIFMEIVKSISNTQTNIRESKATTDQRGNLVASFEVDVEHLDQLKEILSNLKQIPDVYQAHRIKN, encoded by the coding sequence ATGGGATTTGTGAAAGCTCCTGCAACCAAAGATATGCTCCTGGAAGGGGTTCGCGAAACTCTCGGCGATAACGCCTACGAAGCGGTCCAAAAGGCGTATGACGTGTCCGAACATGCGCACCAAGGACAGTTCCGTCTTTCCGGCGAACCGTATATCGTTCATCCGCTTCAAGTCGGTTTTATCTTATTCGAACTCGGTTTGGATGAGAAGGTAATCTGCGCCGGACTTCTTCACGACGTAATCGAAGACACGGAATATTCCCGCGACGATATGATTCGCGATTTCGGAGAGGATATCACCGATCTCGTCGAGGGTGTAACGAAAATCTCCAAAATCAAGAGTCAATCCAAGGAAACCGAAGCGGCGGAGAATATCAGAAAGATCATCGTCGCGACGATCAAGGATATCCGCGTCATTCTTATCAAACTGGCGGACAAAACGCACAACATGCGGACTCTTTCCTTTCAACCTCCTGAAAAACAAAGAAGAATCGCTCAGGAGACGCTGTCCTTATACGCGCCGATCGCGGGTAGATTAGGAATTTATAAAATCAAATCGGAACTGGAAGACCTTGCGTTTCAGATTCTCAATCCGGAAGAATATCAGGAAGTTAAGAAGAACATCAACTCCAAAAAATCGGAGCGGGAAGGTTTTATCGAAACCCTCAAGATCATCCTTCTGCAAAGACTTTCCGAAATTCAGATCGAAGCCGACGTGGACGGTCGAGCCAAACACTTCTATTCGATTTATCGAAAGATGAAGCTGAAGGAAAAAACCTTCAACGAAATCTTCGATCTAAGGGCGATTCGGATCATCGCGAACGAAGTCAAAGACTGTTACGGTGTATTAGGAATCGTGCATACACTTTGGAATCCCGTGCCCGGACGTTTTAAGGATTATATCGCCACGCCGAAAACGAATATGTATCAATCGCTTCACACGACCGTGATCGGACCGGACGGGAAACCGCTTGAAGTTCAGATCCGCACGCGGGAGATGAACGACATCGCTGAATATGGAATCGCCGCGCACTGGATATATAAGGAGAGTAAACCTTCGGCTTCGGGTAAAAGCGTAAAACTGAAGTGGCTAGAACTTCTCAGTTCTTGGCAGGACTCTGCGCTTGATCCGAAAGAATTCGTAGAAGAACTGAAATACGATCTGCACGAGGACGAGGTATTCGTCTTCACACCGAAAGGCGAGATTCTCCAGTTACCAAAGGGCGCGACCATTCTCGACTTTGCGTTCCGAATTCACACCGATGTCGGTTTAAAAGCGAAAGGCGGAAGAATCAACGGAAGAATGCTTCCGCTTCGAACGGAAATCCGTTCCGGAGATCAGATCGAAATCATCACCGATAAAAGAACGAAACCTTCTCCGATATGGCTTCGTATCGTAAGAACTCCCTCCGCAAGACAAAAACTCCGTGCTTATTTCCGAAGACTCAGAGAAGAGACCAAAAAAGATCTGCAGCAAGAAGCGGAGTTTGCCGCCGAGATCACTCTGAATGCGGAGGTTCTCGAAGAACTTAAGAAAAAACCTTCCGCAAAACCGGCCAAACAAATCGATCTCGGCGCGGGCAAAGTCATCGTGGCCGGTCTTCGAGGAATTCCGGTTCGTCTTTCGGGTTGTTGTTCTCCTTTGCCCGGAGACGAGATCATCGGCTTTGTCACGCGGGGAAGGGGCGTGAGCATTCATAAAAAAGGCTGCGCGACCGCCAAACAGCAGGAACAGGAAGAATCCATGCGCGTCATCACGGTCGAATGGGATTACGGTCAAAGCGAATCCATTCCCGTGCTGGTCGAAGTGAAATCGAAGGATCGACAGGGAATCTTTATGGAAATCGTAAAGTCGATTTCCAATACGCAGACCAATATCCGAGAATCCAAGGCGACCACCGATCAACGGGGAAACTTGGTCGCGAGTTTCGAAGTGGACGTGGAACACTTGGATCAGCTCAAGGAGATTCTGAGTAATCTCAAACAAATACCGGACGTATATCAAGCCCATAGGATTAAGAATTAA
- the nadC gene encoding carboxylating nicotinate-nucleotide diphosphorylase has translation MKRAYTQPISSVSYQDYQTLVKLAWEEDCPDEDITSVSLFSPDQKATASLNAREPGILCGTGVLEVLNILSENQIRSELFKKDSESFQKGETLLKIHGSLVQILRVERILLNFLQYLSGISTRTGEVVQKYGRNGLMILDTRKTLPGYRKLAKYAVYCGGGSNHRLNLSEMAMIKDNHLAMYSSSHEPVGKIKARFPGRLVEVEIDSISQLDDVIGSGADVVLLDNFSLEDTKVAYSILKQKAPSIQIEFSGGITPEKLEALSKFSGAGVSMGYLTHTTRFLDLGLDIEQH, from the coding sequence ATGAAACGCGCTTATACCCAGCCGATTTCCTCAGTGAGCTATCAGGACTACCAAACCTTGGTGAAACTTGCATGGGAAGAGGACTGTCCCGACGAAGATATCACTTCTGTATCCCTTTTTTCACCGGATCAAAAAGCGACCGCAAGCCTGAACGCACGAGAACCTGGAATTCTCTGCGGAACAGGAGTATTAGAAGTTTTGAATATCCTTTCCGAAAACCAAATCCGATCGGAACTTTTCAAAAAGGATTCCGAAAGTTTTCAAAAAGGGGAAACTCTTCTGAAAATCCACGGAAGTCTGGTTCAAATTCTCCGTGTGGAAAGAATTCTACTGAACTTTCTGCAATACCTTTCCGGCATTTCCACTCGAACGGGAGAAGTCGTCCAAAAATACGGACGCAACGGACTTATGATTCTCGATACGCGCAAAACTCTTCCCGGCTACCGCAAACTCGCGAAGTATGCGGTTTATTGCGGAGGCGGAAGCAATCATCGACTCAATCTTTCCGAAATGGCGATGATCAAGGACAACCATCTTGCGATGTATTCCTCTTCTCACGAACCGGTCGGAAAGATAAAAGCACGTTTTCCCGGCAGACTGGTGGAAGTGGAAATCGATTCTATTTCCCAGCTCGACGACGTGATCGGCTCGGGTGCGGATGTCGTATTATTGGATAACTTTTCTTTGGAAGATACGAAGGTCGCCTATTCGATTCTCAAACAGAAAGCGCCAAGCATCCAGATCGAATTTTCCGGCGGGATTACACCCGAAAAATTGGAAGCCCTCTCGAAATTTTCCGGTGCGGGTGTTAGTATGGGATATCTAACGCACACGACTCGTTTTCTGGACCTCGGTTTGGACATCGAGCAACACTGA
- a CDS encoding lipoprotein LipL71: protein MKSTQRKIFSSFIILLAGFLIACGAELPIQELSDAKNSITRAKAAGAEKYAPGELEEARKSLLNAHQKASEEDLAETKKSAEYARAKALDASEKSFPSSVDDARKESTSSIDSADEAFASQLASEPYNAAVQLRKEGDTLRETADRTLESYPRESGDDAKLRTRLAAFDQYEASRQKYADSKKSADESKVLALSQKQQLIDSLADIEKNLNDADKYAEGKDPEVAETKSRLDGAKYKIEEGKIKEGYAEIDDIRKKSGELVAKNIKAYAEKQKELAKQSVATATTKLASFDKNKVNASRDFQVSYQRAEENLKAAEESRVSAEDLYSSEKYEDSIARSEEAIRLSRIVVDQSTELAERMERKTTGDKVAGRDTKTGNDSKNTGKDQTSTDKHSSAKVGEDGLPEGWKRYVVRKKVPADCLWRISKDKRHYGTAKLWRRIYEANRSKIKNPNLIYPKQVLLIPPKKGPTKFHKAEPSKKKKPTAEEVEAIEQNQKPAASEESESGEPDNKKKTEATPPPAADDDMPADAGTEEQPTEEENGEEENPENLQ, encoded by the coding sequence ATGAAATCAACCCAAAGAAAAATATTTTCTTCTTTTATAATCTTACTCGCAGGTTTTCTCATTGCCTGTGGAGCCGAACTTCCGATTCAGGAGCTGAGCGACGCGAAAAACTCCATCACGAGAGCGAAAGCGGCCGGCGCCGAAAAATACGCTCCGGGAGAATTGGAAGAAGCTCGCAAGAGTTTGCTGAATGCACATCAAAAGGCTTCGGAAGAAGATCTCGCGGAAACCAAAAAATCCGCGGAATACGCAAGAGCCAAAGCTCTGGATGCATCCGAGAAGTCCTTTCCATCCTCCGTTGATGACGCTCGTAAAGAGTCCACTTCATCCATCGATTCCGCCGACGAAGCGTTCGCTTCTCAACTCGCTTCCGAGCCTTATAACGCTGCGGTTCAACTTCGCAAAGAGGGAGACACGCTGCGCGAAACTGCGGATCGCACTCTGGAATCCTATCCAAGAGAATCCGGTGACGATGCAAAATTAAGAACCAGACTGGCCGCCTTTGATCAGTACGAAGCTTCTCGTCAAAAATACGCCGATTCCAAAAAATCCGCGGACGAATCCAAGGTATTGGCGCTTTCGCAAAAACAGCAGTTGATCGATTCTCTTGCAGATATCGAAAAAAATCTGAACGACGCGGATAAATATGCGGAAGGAAAAGATCCGGAAGTCGCAGAAACGAAAAGTCGTTTAGACGGCGCAAAATATAAAATCGAAGAAGGCAAAATCAAAGAAGGTTATGCTGAGATCGATGATATCCGCAAAAAATCCGGCGAACTCGTCGCAAAGAATATCAAAGCTTACGCAGAAAAACAAAAAGAACTCGCGAAACAAAGCGTGGCGACTGCGACTACAAAACTTGCATCTTTCGATAAGAATAAAGTAAATGCTTCTCGTGATTTCCAAGTTTCTTACCAAAGAGCCGAAGAAAATCTGAAAGCAGCGGAAGAATCCAGAGTGTCCGCGGAAGATTTGTATTCTTCCGAAAAATACGAGGATTCGATTGCGCGTTCCGAAGAAGCGATCCGTCTTTCCAGAATTGTCGTAGACCAATCTACCGAATTGGCTGAAAGAATGGAAAGAAAAACGACTGGTGACAAGGTTGCTGGCCGCGATACAAAAACAGGAAACGATTCTAAGAATACTGGTAAGGATCAAACTTCTACCGATAAGCATTCTTCTGCCAAAGTCGGGGAAGACGGTTTGCCGGAAGGATGGAAACGTTATGTGGTTCGCAAGAAGGTTCCTGCGGATTGTCTCTGGAGAATTTCCAAAGATAAGAGACATTACGGAACGGCGAAACTTTGGAGAAGAATCTACGAGGCGAATCGTAGTAAGATTAAAAACCCAAATTTGATCTATCCAAAACAGGTATTGTTGATTCCTCCTAAAAAAGGGCCTACTAAATTTCACAAGGCTGAACCTTCCAAAAAGAAGAAGCCGACTGCGGAAGAAGTAGAAGCGATCGAGCAAAACCAAAAACCGGCTGCTTCTGAAGAATCAGAATCCGGTGAGCCGGATAACAAAAAGAAAACCGAGGCAACTCCTCCACCTGCGGCAGACGATGATATGCCTGCGGATGCTGGGACGGAAGAACAGCCCACTGAGGAAGAAAACGGAGAAGAAGAAAATCCGGAAAATCTTCAGTAA
- a CDS encoding STAS domain-containing protein: MEITRRESGNIVILDINGEIDLYNAPEIKDVIAKLIEEQKYYTIINLEKVSYIDSSGIGALISSLSNLKKYQGGLKIINVSGSVRKVFELTKLTSFFEIFDNEAEAVSAFK; the protein is encoded by the coding sequence ATGGAAATAACCAGAAGAGAAAGCGGGAACATTGTGATTCTGGACATAAACGGAGAGATCGATCTCTACAATGCCCCAGAGATTAAAGATGTAATCGCTAAACTCATCGAGGAACAAAAATATTATACCATTATCAATCTGGAAAAAGTTTCCTACATTGACTCGTCTGGTATTGGTGCATTGATTTCCAGCCTTTCCAACCTGAAGAAATATCAGGGCGGACTTAAAATTATCAACGTCTCCGGATCCGTTAGAAAAGTTTTCGAGCTGACCAAGCTGACTTCTTTCTTTGAGATTTTTGATAATGAGGCAGAAGCTGTTTCTGCCTTTAAGTAA
- the tgt gene encoding tRNA guanosine(34) transglycosylase Tgt, with protein MIFKTLSEDSKTRARTGILNLNGVELETPVFMPVGTRGVVKTLTMDDLEELEYSLILGNTYHLYLRPGTDVLDRFGGLKKFSTWKKALLTDSGGYQVFSLNSLFKYEQDGVRFQSHIDGSRHYFTPSSVIDIQRSIGSDIMMVLDDCAPFDSTPERLRQSLDRTHRWAEMSVEYWEKRKNSQHLFGIFQGGIDLDFRLESLKAITSLPFDGVAIGGLSVGEPRKDFIRILEGISMYTDRNRPLYLMGVGTVPDILDGVKNGVDMFDCVLPTRNARNGQVFTSLGKINLRNEKWKNSDAPMDPNCRCKVCERYSIGYIRHLHHVGEITAFSLSTYHNLYFMKSFLAEIRKSIQAGEFLETYARWKNLYEKPEFSG; from the coding sequence ATGATTTTTAAAACGCTTTCCGAAGATTCAAAGACTCGAGCCAGAACCGGAATTCTCAACTTAAACGGAGTGGAACTGGAAACGCCGGTATTTATGCCGGTGGGAACCAGAGGCGTCGTTAAAACTCTCACGATGGACGACCTCGAAGAACTTGAGTATTCTTTAATATTAGGGAATACGTATCATCTCTACCTCCGACCCGGCACGGACGTGTTGGATCGGTTCGGAGGACTCAAGAAATTCTCCACTTGGAAAAAAGCGTTATTGACCGATAGCGGAGGTTATCAGGTCTTCAGTCTGAATTCACTCTTTAAATACGAACAGGACGGCGTTCGTTTTCAGTCGCATATCGACGGAAGCCGTCACTACTTCACTCCAAGTTCCGTCATCGACATACAAAGAAGCATCGGTTCCGACATCATGATGGTTCTTGACGACTGCGCTCCTTTCGATTCCACCCCGGAACGGCTCAGGCAATCCTTGGATCGAACGCATCGATGGGCGGAGATGTCCGTGGAATATTGGGAAAAAAGGAAGAATTCTCAGCATCTTTTCGGAATCTTTCAAGGAGGCATCGATCTTGATTTCCGATTAGAAAGTCTGAAGGCGATCACCTCACTGCCGTTTGACGGAGTTGCGATCGGAGGGCTTTCGGTCGGAGAACCGCGCAAGGATTTCATCCGAATTTTGGAAGGGATTTCGATGTATACAGATCGAAATCGTCCTTTGTATCTGATGGGAGTAGGGACGGTACCTGATATTTTGGACGGAGTGAAGAATGGAGTCGATATGTTCGACTGCGTTCTGCCGACTCGGAACGCAAGAAACGGTCAAGTTTTCACATCGCTCGGAAAAATTAATTTGAGAAATGAGAAGTGGAAGAATTCCGACGCACCGATGGATCCGAATTGCAGGTGTAAGGTGTGCGAGAGATACAGCATCGGGTACATTCGACACTTACATCACGTCGGAGAGATCACCGCATTCTCACTTTCGACGTATCACAATTTATATTTCATGAAAAGTTTTCTTGCAGAGATAAGAAAGTCCATTCAAGCGGGAGAATTTTTAGAAACCTATGCCAGATGGAAAAATTTGTACGAAAAGCCTGAATTTTCCGGTTGA
- a CDS encoding Fur family transcriptional regulator, with the protein MNREKQEAILNKTEPAVRMEMQTFSEYLQKEGLKITNQRMLVAERIFSLHNHFTAEGLLEEFKDQRDQISKATIYRILSIMVSAGLLQEHNFGKDYKYYEHIIGHKHHDHIICTVCGKIVEFVDERIEQLQEQAAKDNGFKITGHSLNIYGTCNEHSSGR; encoded by the coding sequence ATGAATCGAGAAAAACAAGAAGCCATTCTAAACAAAACGGAACCAGCGGTCCGCATGGAAATGCAGACTTTTTCGGAATATCTCCAGAAAGAGGGATTGAAAATTACCAACCAGAGAATGCTGGTCGCGGAAAGAATTTTCTCCCTTCACAATCACTTCACTGCGGAAGGGCTTTTGGAGGAATTCAAGGATCAGAGAGATCAGATTTCTAAAGCGACCATCTATAGAATTCTCTCGATCATGGTTTCGGCGGGACTTTTACAAGAACACAACTTCGGAAAAGATTACAAGTATTACGAACATATCATCGGGCATAAACATCACGATCATATCATCTGTACGGTTTGCGGAAAAATCGTGGAGTTCGTAGACGAAAGAATCGAACAGCTTCAAGAGCAAGCCGCAAAGGACAACGGTTTTAAGATAACGGGCCACAGCTTGAACATCTATGGAACCTGCAACGAGCATTCTTCCGGTAGATGA
- the lptE gene encoding LPS assembly lipoprotein LptE codes for MSNARLAIFFTLLLSLVHCTYFTREPRNPPKIDGVPIPDDQRRLYVQNFRNNSYGMGIQTLLTELVRSEIDARGRFLQTREKSIAAYRLYGEVVHYQLVGNLLDQGGQSISREMLVIVRLELQKAGGQKITLEREEIPVRIIFSDQVGFRESENQAQARLLKIMAIRIAEEMERAWYFSIAGKIDP; via the coding sequence ATGTCCAATGCCCGACTGGCAATCTTCTTCACGCTCCTTCTTTCGCTCGTTCACTGCACTTATTTTACAAGAGAACCGAGAAATCCTCCTAAGATCGACGGGGTTCCGATTCCGGACGACCAACGTCGGCTTTACGTCCAAAATTTTCGAAACAATTCCTACGGAATGGGAATTCAAACCCTGTTGACGGAACTCGTCCGATCCGAAATCGACGCCCGCGGAAGATTTTTACAAACCCGGGAAAAGTCGATCGCGGCGTATCGTCTTTACGGAGAAGTCGTTCACTATCAGCTCGTCGGAAATCTTTTGGATCAGGGAGGACAGTCCATCTCTAGGGAAATGTTGGTCATTGTTCGGCTGGAACTCCAGAAAGCCGGAGGACAAAAAATAACATTGGAAAGGGAAGAGATACCGGTTAGAATTATCTTCTCCGATCAAGTCGGATTTAGAGAGAGTGAAAATCAGGCGCAAGCCCGACTGCTAAAGATCATGGCGATCCGGATTGCGGAGGAGATGGAAAGAGCTTGGTATTTTTCTATTGCCGGAAAGATCGATCCCTGA
- a CDS encoding M23 family metallopeptidase — translation MKRFSGSSLLTLLLFVLIFPWSGLWTEDRPELQLFPELQGKLSFPMEIQTPISGSFAEYRTHHLHMGADFKTFHLNGLPAISPFDGVVESVSESPNGYGLNLMVRSPSGLRAKFAHLFSLEGAKKELEHLRQALHLLSDGIFSIKFTDHKYSIKQGQAIARIGESGTGVPHLHFELHGNGDTFNPLAYLKMNDRDGTPPELLVLYIDSSDGQKFRLPLVKKEEGIYELNDPTPLKIGGEVRIKLGAFDRMNSRNKNNLYFAKLLSEGRILYERKFEKMSYVEARDHQSIYDSNRSSLNPPVYVYNLFPTSKSSFDLKEYHEGQEVQFEIVAGDKEENQSSLKIKIFNSGFKGRPEKAAATEYSSPDGRFSLKTPKGNTFGKGNILFEKAGVPSKKGLPEGLTLKSELIEIESTGISWSGEAKFLWKGKRLTKSENLYLFEEATSRWVILKTSSEGGGIQAILNKIGIIAVLEDRSKPKIDHPYLISRHRFTPEVRPQSFIERMYSVSDIGSGYAGGAEILLDGETFPYEFEADRKMILVKIPKSFSKFKKKLLLQARIKDRAGNVSSWLTDLIDLDQNSSGDNG, via the coding sequence ATGAAAAGATTCTCCGGAAGTTCCCTTCTTACTTTATTGTTATTCGTTTTGATTTTTCCGTGGAGTGGATTGTGGACGGAAGACCGGCCCGAATTACAATTATTTCCGGAGTTGCAGGGAAAACTAAGCTTTCCGATGGAGATCCAGACACCGATCTCGGGTTCGTTTGCAGAATATAGAACGCATCACCTCCACATGGGAGCGGATTTTAAAACGTTTCACTTAAACGGTCTTCCGGCCATCTCACCTTTTGACGGAGTTGTAGAATCGGTATCGGAGTCACCGAACGGCTATGGACTGAATCTAATGGTTCGTTCCCCGTCGGGCCTTAGAGCAAAATTTGCACATTTGTTCAGCTTAGAGGGAGCCAAAAAAGAACTGGAACATCTTCGACAAGCGTTACATCTACTCAGCGACGGAATCTTCTCCATAAAATTTACGGACCACAAATATTCTATAAAACAAGGACAGGCCATCGCGAGAATTGGAGAATCAGGAACTGGAGTTCCACATTTGCATTTTGAACTTCATGGAAACGGAGATACGTTCAACCCTCTCGCGTATCTCAAGATGAACGATCGGGACGGAACTCCGCCCGAACTACTCGTTCTCTATATCGATTCTTCCGATGGTCAAAAATTTAGACTCCCTCTTGTGAAAAAAGAAGAAGGAATCTACGAGCTGAACGATCCGACTCCTTTGAAAATCGGGGGGGAAGTACGAATCAAGTTAGGCGCCTTTGACCGAATGAATTCTCGAAATAAAAACAATCTCTATTTCGCAAAACTTTTATCCGAAGGGAGAATTCTCTACGAAAGAAAATTTGAGAAAATGAGTTATGTCGAGGCCAGAGATCATCAGTCGATCTATGATTCGAATCGATCCTCTTTGAATCCACCCGTATATGTTTACAATCTTTTTCCGACATCGAAATCCAGCTTCGACCTCAAGGAATATCACGAGGGACAGGAGGTCCAGTTCGAGATCGTTGCAGGCGATAAAGAAGAGAATCAGTCTTCTCTCAAAATTAAAATTTTCAACTCTGGATTCAAAGGACGTCCCGAAAAAGCGGCTGCTACGGAATATTCTTCTCCTGACGGTCGCTTTTCTCTGAAGACTCCCAAAGGAAATACGTTCGGAAAAGGCAATATTCTTTTTGAAAAGGCCGGAGTTCCGTCCAAAAAAGGATTACCGGAAGGCTTAACCTTAAAAAGCGAGCTGATCGAAATCGAATCCACAGGAATCAGCTGGTCAGGGGAGGCAAAATTTTTATGGAAAGGGAAACGACTAACAAAGTCTGAGAATTTATATTTATTTGAAGAAGCGACCAGTCGTTGGGTCATCCTAAAAACGTCCTCCGAAGGAGGAGGAATTCAGGCCATTTTAAATAAGATCGGTATCATCGCTGTCTTAGAGGACCGTTCAAAACCGAAAATAGATCACCCATATTTAATTTCCCGTCATCGATTCACGCCGGAGGTCCGTCCACAAAGTTTCATCGAAAGAATGTACTCCGTATCTGACATCGGCTCCGGCTACGCAGGCGGAGCAGAAATCCTCTTAGATGGAGAAACGTTCCCTTACGAGTTTGAAGCCGATCGAAAAATGATTCTCGTAAAGATTCCGAAATCGTTTTCAAAGTTTAAAAAAAAGCTGCTACTTCAGGCGAGAATTAAAGATAGAGCCGGAAATGTCTCAAGTTGGTTAACGGATCTAATAGATCTCGATCAAAATTCGAGTGGTGACAATGGATAG